A part of Streptococcus porcinus genomic DNA contains:
- a CDS encoding hydroxymethylglutaryl-CoA synthase, with product MKIGIDKIGFATGRYVLNMDQLAIARQTDPDKFTKGLMLDRISITPISEDIVTLAATAADTILDQEDKESIDMVILATESSIDQSKAASVYVHHLLGIQPFARSIEIKEACYSATAALDYAKAHITLNPDSRVLVIASDIAKYGIKSAGEPTQGAGSVAILVKANPSIAIINNDNVAQTRDVMDFWRPNYSSTPYVNGIFSTKQYLDSLKTTWKEYQNRQNLEVTDFAAFCFHIPFPKLAFKGLNKLFDKETPDSHKKQLNLAFEASIAYSRQVGNIYTGSLYMSLLSLLENCHTLQAGDKIGMFSYGSGAVSEIYSIQLVDGYQSRLETNRQAYLDQRQEINVTDYETIFYADSSVDQEGNLTFDDYLTGAFALKSIQEHQRIYEKNDK from the coding sequence ATGAAAATTGGAATTGATAAGATCGGTTTTGCAACTGGTCGTTATGTTTTAAATATGGATCAATTAGCTATCGCTCGTCAAACTGATCCAGATAAATTTACTAAAGGATTGATGCTTGATCGCATAAGTATCACACCGATTTCAGAGGATATTGTGACTCTTGCTGCTACTGCTGCTGACACAATTCTTGATCAAGAGGATAAAGAAAGTATCGATATGGTCATTTTGGCAACAGAGTCCTCCATCGATCAATCAAAAGCTGCCAGTGTTTATGTCCATCATTTACTTGGCATTCAACCTTTTGCCCGTTCAATTGAGATAAAAGAAGCCTGTTATAGTGCTACTGCTGCACTTGATTATGCCAAAGCTCATATTACTTTAAATCCTGACTCAAGAGTATTAGTTATCGCCAGTGACATTGCCAAATATGGTATCAAGTCAGCTGGGGAACCAACTCAAGGTGCTGGCAGTGTCGCTATTTTAGTCAAAGCTAACCCCTCAATTGCTATCATTAATAATGACAATGTCGCCCAAACACGAGATGTTATGGACTTTTGGCGACCAAATTACTCATCAACCCCTTACGTAAACGGAATCTTTTCTACTAAACAATACCTTGATTCCCTAAAAACAACTTGGAAAGAGTACCAAAATCGCCAGAACCTAGAGGTTACTGATTTTGCTGCTTTCTGTTTCCATATTCCTTTTCCTAAGCTGGCTTTTAAAGGCCTCAATAAATTATTCGATAAAGAAACACCCGATTCGCATAAAAAGCAATTAAACTTAGCTTTCGAAGCTTCTATTGCTTATAGCCGTCAAGTTGGAAATATCTACACAGGTTCACTATACATGTCCCTTCTTTCTCTTTTAGAAAATTGTCACACCCTACAGGCAGGAGATAAAATCGGCATGTTCTCCTACGGTTCTGGTGCTGTTAGCGAAATCTACAGTATCCAGTTAGTTGATGGTTACCAAAGCAGATTAGAAACTAACCGTCAGGCTTACTTGGATCAACGCCAAGAAATCAATGTCACTGATTATGAAACTATTTTTTATGCTGATAGTTCAGTTGATCAAGAAGGGAACCTTACTTTTGACGACTATTTAACCGGAGCATTTGCTTTGAAATCTATCCAAGAACACCAAAGGATTTATGAAAAAAATGACAAATAA
- a CDS encoding hydroxymethylglutaryl-CoA reductase, degradative: MTNKPINWSGFYKKSPADRIKFLKEKGLIGDLALDHLERDDLLSLEISDQMAENVLGRFALPFSIVPDFLINQKTYHLPMVTEEPSVIAAATFAGKIIKRSGGFKTKVLNRQMIGQVALYDVPDKKEARTQILLAKDNLLEIANSAYPSIVKRGGGACDLHIKIKESLLIVYLMVDTQEAMGANMVNTMVEALSKPLEDLAHGKTLMAILSNYATEALVRAECQVDLRFLSRNKAEAEELAKKMVLASDFAQLDTYRAATHNKGIFNGIDALVIATGNDWRAIEAGGHAYAAKDGSYRGLSTWSLDLQSNVIKGQLTMPMPIATKGGSIGLNPSVQVAHDLLDWPKAKELAQIIVSLGLAQNFAALKALTNSGIQAGHMKLQAKSLALLAGASEAELASLIPELQALKHLNLENTQKLLARLRQK, translated from the coding sequence ATGACAAATAAACCTATTAATTGGTCTGGTTTCTATAAAAAAAGTCCAGCAGACAGAATTAAATTCTTAAAAGAAAAAGGTCTAATTGGAGACCTTGCTCTTGACCATCTAGAAAGAGATGACTTATTATCTCTTGAAATATCTGATCAAATGGCCGAAAATGTCCTTGGACGCTTCGCCCTTCCATTTAGCATCGTCCCAGATTTTCTCATTAACCAAAAAACTTACCACTTACCGATGGTAACAGAAGAGCCTTCAGTTATTGCTGCTGCTACCTTTGCTGGAAAAATCATCAAACGTTCCGGGGGTTTTAAGACAAAAGTTCTCAATCGCCAGATGATCGGACAAGTAGCTTTGTATGATGTTCCAGATAAAAAAGAAGCCCGCACCCAGATTTTGCTAGCAAAAGATAATTTACTTGAGATCGCAAATAGTGCCTATCCTTCAATCGTCAAGCGCGGGGGAGGGGCATGCGATTTGCATATCAAGATAAAGGAGAGCCTTCTCATTGTTTATCTTATGGTTGATACCCAAGAAGCTATGGGAGCGAATATGGTTAATACGATGGTGGAGGCTCTTTCTAAACCCCTAGAAGATTTAGCTCACGGTAAAACCTTGATGGCTATTTTATCAAACTATGCAACCGAAGCTTTAGTTAGAGCAGAATGTCAGGTTGACCTCCGTTTTTTAAGTCGCAATAAAGCTGAAGCTGAAGAATTAGCTAAGAAAATGGTGCTAGCCAGTGACTTCGCACAACTTGATACCTATAGGGCTGCTACCCATAATAAGGGCATTTTTAACGGTATTGACGCCTTAGTCATAGCAACTGGTAATGATTGGCGGGCCATTGAGGCTGGTGGGCATGCTTACGCAGCCAAGGATGGTTCATACCGTGGTTTAAGTACCTGGAGCTTAGACCTCCAAAGTAATGTGATTAAAGGCCAATTAACCATGCCAATGCCAATTGCTACTAAGGGAGGATCTATTGGCCTCAATCCCAGTGTCCAGGTAGCCCATGACTTATTGGATTGGCCAAAGGCGAAAGAATTAGCTCAAATCATTGTTAGTTTAGGATTAGCTCAAAATTTTGCTGCCTTAAAAGCTCTCACTAATAGTGGAATCCAAGCTGGACACATGAAACTTCAAGCTAAGTCCTTAGCACTATTAGCTGGAGCAAGTGAAGCTGAGCTTGCTTCGCTAATTCCTGAGCTACAAGCACTCAAGCATCTTAATTTAGAAAACACTCAAAAGTTATTGGCAAGATTACGCCAAAAATAA
- the fni gene encoding type 2 isopentenyl-diphosphate Delta-isomerase has protein sequence MTNRKNDHIKYALKYQSSYNSFDDIELIHCSLPQYDLEEIDLSTHYAGQDFAYPFYINAMTGGSEKGKAVNEKLAQVAAATEIPMVTGSYSAALKNPNDQSYQLRSVAPNLLLGTNIGLDKDVNLGLQTVREMNPIFLQVHINLMQELLMPEGERYFRSWHQHLKDYAEQIPVPIILKEVGFGMDLKTITLARDLGIQTFDISGRGGTSFAYIENQRGGNKAYLDNWGQTTSQCLLNCQAISDEVEILASGGVRNPLDMIKCLVLGARAVGLSRTVLELVESYQLDEVIAIINGWKEELKLIMCALNCRTIAELKTVDYYLYGRLKEANSKS, from the coding sequence ATGACTAATCGAAAAAATGATCATATAAAATACGCACTAAAATACCAATCATCTTACAATTCTTTTGATGATATTGAGCTAATACATTGTTCATTACCTCAATATGATTTAGAAGAGATTGATTTGTCAACTCATTATGCTGGTCAGGACTTTGCTTATCCTTTTTATATTAATGCTATGACTGGTGGGAGTGAAAAAGGCAAAGCTGTCAATGAAAAATTGGCCCAAGTAGCAGCAGCAACTGAGATTCCTATGGTGACTGGTTCTTACAGCGCAGCTTTGAAAAATCCTAATGATCAGTCCTACCAATTACGATCGGTAGCTCCCAACCTTTTATTGGGGACCAATATTGGACTAGATAAAGATGTTAACCTAGGCTTACAAACAGTTAGAGAAATGAACCCAATTTTTTTACAGGTTCATATCAATCTTATGCAAGAGTTATTAATGCCTGAGGGAGAACGTTATTTTCGTTCTTGGCATCAGCATCTGAAAGACTATGCTGAACAAATACCGGTACCTATTATTCTAAAAGAAGTTGGTTTTGGGATGGACCTCAAAACGATTACTTTAGCGCGTGACTTAGGTATTCAAACATTTGATATATCTGGGCGTGGTGGCACGTCGTTTGCTTATATTGAAAATCAAAGAGGCGGTAATAAAGCCTATCTCGATAATTGGGGGCAAACAACTAGTCAATGCTTGTTAAACTGTCAAGCGATATCTGATGAAGTTGAGATTTTAGCATCTGGAGGTGTTCGAAATCCTTTAGATATGATTAAGTGTTTGGTCCTTGGAGCTAGAGCTGTCGGTTTATCTCGAACAGTTTTAGAGTTGGTTGAATCTTACCAGCTAGACGAGGTTATTGCTATTATTAATGGCTGGAAAGAAGAACTGAAGTTAATCATGTGCGCCCTTAATTGTCGAACAATTGCTGAGCTCAAAACTGTTGATTATTATTTATACGGTCGCCTAAAAGAAGCAAATAGCAAATCATAG
- a CDS encoding phosphomevalonate kinase — MIKYQVETGGKLYIAGEYAILSPGQTAILMPIPIKMKADIEAARYFKITSDMFDYSVGLEPDAGYQLIQASIRTVSLLLGKKVEELPPFHLNISGKMEANGKKYGLGSSGSVTILTIKALAKLFHLSLSNDLLFKLAAYTLLALGDNGSMGDIACIAYNRMIAYKSFDRRVISEKIRCYSFEKVMKEDWLYQIEVIEPKLDTHVLVGWTKVPSISRDMINRVKDAIDASFLLETQKAVLDCQKGLESGDKDLFVLSLARVSDLLQELDPAIYHPKLLTLKEACEGMNAVAKSSGSGGGDCGIAFSFDQVSTNHILTNWRTKDIELIYDKRWLADD; from the coding sequence ATGATTAAGTATCAGGTAGAAACTGGCGGAAAGCTTTATATTGCAGGAGAATATGCTATTTTAAGTCCTGGACAAACAGCTATTTTAATGCCTATTCCTATAAAAATGAAGGCTGATATTGAAGCAGCTAGATATTTTAAAATCACTTCTGATATGTTTGATTATAGTGTTGGCTTAGAACCGGATGCTGGTTACCAGTTAATTCAAGCCAGTATTCGTACAGTATCTTTGTTACTTGGTAAGAAAGTAGAAGAACTGCCTCCTTTTCATTTAAACATTTCAGGTAAAATGGAAGCAAATGGTAAAAAGTATGGTTTAGGTTCAAGTGGTAGTGTTACTATATTGACGATAAAGGCTTTAGCAAAGCTTTTTCATCTATCACTTTCAAATGATTTGCTTTTTAAGTTAGCAGCTTACACGCTTCTTGCTTTAGGTGATAATGGTTCGATGGGGGATATTGCTTGTATTGCTTATAATCGGATGATTGCCTACAAATCTTTTGATAGACGAGTTATAAGTGAGAAAATTCGTTGTTATTCATTTGAAAAAGTAATGAAAGAAGATTGGCTATATCAAATAGAGGTAATTGAACCTAAATTAGACACTCATGTTTTAGTTGGTTGGACTAAAGTACCTTCAATTTCACGTGATATGATTAATCGTGTTAAGGATGCGATTGATGCCTCTTTTCTTTTGGAAACCCAAAAAGCTGTTTTAGATTGCCAAAAGGGGCTTGAAAGTGGAGATAAAGACTTATTTGTTCTTTCCTTAGCTCGTGTTAGTGACCTATTGCAAGAACTTGATCCTGCTATTTATCATCCCAAATTGCTTACTTTAAAAGAGGCATGTGAGGGGATGAATGCAGTCGCCAAGTCTTCTGGCTCAGGTGGCGGTGATTGTGGGATTGCTTTTTCTTTTGATCAAGTATCAACGAACCACATATTAACCAATTGGCGAACTAAGGACATTGAATTGATTTATGATAAGAGGTGGCTTGCAGATGACTAA
- the mvaD gene encoding diphosphomevalonate decarboxylase produces MDSKTVTVKSYANIAIIKYWGKEDQKKMIPSTSSISLTLENMYTETQLQGLPKGADKDLFYIDDQLQSQEEHEKISAIINQFRTPKDLFVQVRSRNNMPTAAGLSSSSSGLSALVKACNQFFETGLTQSQLAQKAKFASGSASRSFFGPLSAWDKNSGDIYKVKTDLKLAMIMLILNDERKSISSRDGMKLCRQTSTTFDQWIRKSEVDYQEMLQYLESNDFEKVGLLTEENALAMHETTRTSSPSFSYLTEASYQAMNKVRDMRSKGYQCYFTMDAGPNVKVLCLEKDLEELAHLFEQDYKIIVSKTKDILDD; encoded by the coding sequence GTGGATTCAAAAACTGTAACTGTGAAGTCCTACGCGAATATTGCAATAATTAAATATTGGGGAAAAGAAGATCAGAAGAAAATGATTCCTTCAACTAGCAGCATTTCTTTAACTTTAGAAAATATGTACACAGAGACGCAATTACAAGGCTTACCTAAAGGTGCTGATAAAGACTTGTTTTACATTGATGATCAGTTACAAAGTCAAGAGGAGCATGAGAAAATATCTGCAATTATTAATCAATTCCGGACTCCTAAGGACTTATTTGTCCAAGTTAGAAGCCGCAATAATATGCCAACAGCAGCTGGCCTTTCATCCAGTTCAAGTGGTCTATCTGCTTTGGTTAAGGCCTGTAACCAGTTCTTTGAAACAGGACTAACACAAAGTCAGCTAGCACAAAAGGCTAAATTTGCTTCAGGGTCGGCTTCTCGCTCTTTCTTTGGTCCATTATCTGCTTGGGATAAGAATAGTGGTGATATCTATAAGGTGAAAACTGATTTAAAATTAGCCATGATTATGTTAATTTTAAATGATGAACGAAAGTCTATTTCAAGTCGAGATGGTATGAAGTTGTGTCGCCAAACATCAACTACTTTTGACCAATGGATAAGAAAATCTGAAGTTGATTATCAAGAGATGTTACAGTATTTAGAGAGTAATGATTTTGAGAAAGTTGGCTTATTGACAGAAGAGAATGCACTTGCCATGCACGAGACAACTCGTACATCAAGCCCATCTTTTTCTTATTTAACCGAAGCCTCCTATCAGGCTATGAACAAGGTTCGAGATATGCGCTCTAAGGGTTATCAGTGTTATTTCACCATGGATGCGGGCCCTAATGTCAAAGTTCTCTGTTTAGAAAAAGATTTAGAGGAGCTTGCACATCTTTTTGAGCAAGATTACAAGATTATTGTTTCCAAAACAAAGGATATTCTGGATGATTAA
- the mvk gene encoding mevalonate kinase, whose protein sequence is MTKKIGIGKAHSKIILMGEHSVVYGFPAIALPLKDIEVTCLIKEANEKLKFDFYDTLSTAIYSALDFLQIKEKPISYEIISQVPQKRGMGSSAAVSIAAIRAVFDYFDQPINDDLLEILVNKAEIIAHTNPSGLDAKTCLSDHAITFIRNVGFESLAINLEAYLVIADTGIHGHTREAVNKVAKFEESNLPHLACLGKLTEEVHRAIISKDVEVMGHAMTQAHQELKAIGVSIEQSDLLVQEALAHQALGAKMSGGGLGGCIIALAATKKDAEIICEKLLEKGAVNTWIQKL, encoded by the coding sequence ATGACAAAAAAAATAGGTATTGGTAAAGCTCACAGCAAAATTATTTTGATGGGAGAGCACTCGGTAGTTTATGGCTTTCCTGCAATTGCTTTACCCTTAAAAGATATAGAAGTGACTTGTCTCATTAAAGAAGCTAATGAAAAACTAAAATTTGATTTTTACGACACACTGTCGACAGCTATCTATTCAGCCTTAGATTTTTTACAGATTAAAGAAAAACCAATCTCATACGAGATTATTTCACAAGTTCCACAAAAAAGGGGAATGGGCTCTTCAGCAGCTGTTTCTATTGCTGCCATTAGAGCAGTATTTGATTATTTTGACCAACCAATTAATGATGACTTACTTGAAATTCTAGTTAATAAAGCTGAGATTATTGCTCATACGAATCCCAGTGGACTAGATGCTAAAACTTGTCTCAGCGATCATGCTATTACGTTTATTCGAAATGTAGGTTTTGAAAGCTTGGCTATTAATTTGGAGGCATATTTAGTAATTGCTGATACAGGTATTCATGGGCATACCCGTGAAGCTGTCAATAAAGTAGCTAAATTTGAAGAGAGTAATTTACCACATCTCGCTTGTCTGGGAAAATTAACAGAAGAAGTTCATCGAGCCATTATTAGTAAAGATGTAGAGGTAATGGGACATGCTATGACGCAAGCCCATCAAGAACTTAAGGCTATTGGAGTTAGTATTGAGCAATCAGATTTATTGGTTCAAGAAGCATTAGCACACCAAGCTTTGGGTGCTAAAATGTCAGGTGGTGGCCTTGGTGGTTGCATTATAGCTTTGGCAGCTACTAAAAAAGATGCTGAAATCATATGTGAAAAATTATTAGAAAAAGGGGCCGTGAATACGTGGATTCAAAAACTGTAA
- a CDS encoding ABC transporter ATP-binding protein has product MSVFKTLIAEIRWARKPFWTGSVLLLIATGAGQYAPLLLQKMIDRFLTPVARGQAFNRDSFTNLIYLYLVLVLATAGLRYFSFKALVKASNQIVENLRNRAFQTMQSLPISYFDHQPAGKIATRIVNDTETLRNQFFDNLLSQLMICLLQVLVIYGILIYLNLTLGLFLLFILPVFYGIQLLYKGLTDQPMKDFYKARSAVNTQVNETMNGVSIIQLYHQEDQTLQEFDKEITKMRKADNTIIFADSVASWTLTEFFKYTIIAAILTFIGYRFLKGQARMTVGMIFVYINYLTRLFDILGMVVRQLPNIQRSHATGKRLLELLDEKTEKDSKVGIKVSQGQVTFDHVSFYYDKGKKVLKDISIEAKNGQTIALVGHTGSGKSSIMNLLYRFYDPQEGDIRIDNQSIKDFSRESLRSHMGIVLQDPYLFTGTIASNVSMGNQAYSEKQIEQALIKVGAEHLLNKSDKGIYAPVSERGSSYSSGERQLIAFARTLISNPKILILDEATSHIDTETEEVIQAAMKVLKKGRTTFVIAHRLSTIQTADQILVLDQGRIIERGNHHTLLKANGSYAEMFRIQEKI; this is encoded by the coding sequence ATGTCAGTCTTTAAAACCTTAATAGCTGAAATTAGATGGGCTAGAAAACCTTTTTGGACAGGGTCTGTCTTACTCTTAATAGCAACTGGGGCAGGTCAATATGCTCCTTTGCTTCTGCAGAAAATGATTGATCGTTTTTTGACTCCAGTAGCGCGTGGGCAGGCCTTTAATAGAGATTCATTTACTAATCTGATTTATCTCTACCTTGTACTAGTCCTTGCTACAGCAGGCCTTCGTTATTTTTCTTTTAAGGCTCTAGTAAAAGCCTCTAATCAGATTGTCGAAAACTTGCGGAATCGGGCCTTTCAGACAATGCAGTCATTACCTATTTCTTATTTTGATCATCAACCAGCAGGGAAAATTGCAACACGTATCGTTAATGACACAGAAACTCTTCGTAATCAATTCTTTGATAATCTTTTATCGCAATTGATGATTTGCCTTTTACAAGTGTTAGTGATTTATGGTATTTTAATCTACCTAAACCTTACTTTAGGACTTTTTTTACTATTCATTTTACCGGTCTTTTATGGTATTCAACTTCTTTATAAAGGATTGACAGATCAGCCAATGAAAGATTTTTATAAAGCTAGAAGTGCTGTTAATACACAAGTCAATGAAACAATGAATGGTGTGTCTATCATTCAACTTTACCATCAAGAAGATCAGACCTTACAAGAATTTGATAAAGAGATTACTAAAATGCGAAAGGCTGACAATACTATTATCTTTGCTGATTCAGTTGCTTCGTGGACTTTAACAGAGTTTTTTAAGTACACTATAATTGCTGCTATTTTAACATTTATTGGTTATCGTTTTCTTAAAGGGCAAGCTAGAATGACAGTTGGTATGATTTTTGTTTATATTAATTATCTGACTAGATTGTTTGATATTCTAGGAATGGTGGTACGGCAACTTCCCAATATTCAAAGATCGCACGCAACAGGCAAACGGCTTTTGGAACTTTTAGATGAAAAGACTGAGAAAGATAGTAAAGTAGGAATTAAGGTCAGTCAGGGACAAGTCACTTTTGATCATGTTAGTTTTTATTATGATAAAGGCAAGAAAGTTTTGAAAGATATTTCCATTGAAGCTAAAAATGGTCAAACGATCGCCTTGGTTGGCCATACTGGCTCTGGCAAATCATCTATCATGAACTTGCTCTATCGCTTTTATGACCCCCAAGAAGGGGATATCAGAATCGACAATCAATCGATTAAGGATTTTTCTCGAGAAAGTCTACGTTCCCATATGGGGATTGTTTTGCAGGATCCTTATCTTTTTACAGGAACGATAGCCTCTAACGTGAGCATGGGAAACCAAGCTTATAGTGAAAAGCAGATAGAGCAAGCCCTCATTAAAGTAGGGGCAGAGCACCTCTTAAATAAATCGGACAAAGGGATATATGCTCCAGTTTCTGAAAGAGGCTCTTCCTATTCAAGTGGTGAGAGACAATTAATCGCTTTTGCTAGAACACTTATCTCAAATCCGAAAATATTGATATTAGATGAAGCGACATCACATATTGATACCGAGACTGAAGAGGTTATCCAGGCAGCTATGAAAGTTTTAAAAAAGGGGAGAACAACCTTTGTTATTGCTCATCGTCTCTCAACGATTCAGACAGCTGATCAAATTTTAGTTCTAGATCAAGGACGGATTATTGAGAGAGGAAATCATCACACTTTATTAAAAGCAAATGGTAGCTATGCTGAAATGTTTCGTATTCAAGAAAAAATCTAA
- a CDS encoding ABC transporter ATP-binding protein codes for MLALILEHIKTKKAIYLLVVISLLVYDASLIIPTKVVQNLVDHMSHHQLSQASLKNHILVLIIATFMSYATAYLWHLKLFQEAVAFKCDLQQRAFKKLVLMRTPYYDKFRSGDMMTRFSTDVEALMDFIGYGLMIILYAGGMFAFIIPTMFFISWQMTLIGMLPIIIGVFLTYFMTKKQELLVEEAREAISNLSDQVLETVEGIRVMRAYSKKVFLAKEFERKTRAIAEKWNRIASIRGLYFPVFTIMLALSTILVLITGLSFLQKGLITLGQVLALQLYLVSLIEPFSMVADFILVFQTGNASFSKLSQVIETSDDMEEDGSQSLAKIETIRLKDYSFRYPESNQDTLKKLNLVLNQGQTLGIIGKTGSGKTSLVRQFLRQYPKGDRLFEINGHDILDYKRKSLESHIGYVPQEHILFSKTVWQNIAMGKSGAEESDILAAIETASFSEDLAHLSQGLETEIGERGLSISGGQKQRIAIARAFLGKPDLLILDDSLSAVDARTEAAIITNIQRERQGKTSIIVSHRLSAIQHADWVIVLEDGEIIEEGKPNDLYQLGGWYYQQYIRQEGKGVGNVSL; via the coding sequence ATGTTAGCTTTAATTTTAGAACACATAAAAACTAAAAAAGCTATTTATCTTCTAGTTGTCATTTCTTTATTGGTCTATGACGCCAGTTTAATTATTCCTACTAAGGTTGTTCAAAATTTAGTTGATCACATGAGTCATCATCAACTTAGTCAAGCATCTTTAAAAAATCATATACTCGTTCTCATCATTGCTACCTTTATGTCATATGCCACAGCATACTTATGGCATCTCAAGCTCTTCCAAGAAGCAGTAGCTTTCAAATGTGATTTACAGCAAAGAGCGTTTAAAAAGTTGGTTTTGATGCGGACACCTTATTATGATAAATTCCGTTCTGGAGATATGATGACACGGTTTTCGACAGATGTTGAAGCTTTGATGGATTTTATCGGTTACGGTTTGATGATTATCTTATATGCTGGAGGTATGTTTGCTTTTATTATTCCCACAATGTTTTTCATTTCTTGGCAGATGACTTTAATTGGTATGCTCCCGATTATCATTGGTGTTTTTTTGACTTACTTCATGACGAAAAAACAGGAATTACTAGTAGAAGAAGCCAGAGAAGCCATTTCAAACTTAAGTGATCAGGTTCTAGAAACCGTAGAAGGCATTCGTGTTATGAGGGCTTATAGTAAAAAAGTTTTTTTAGCTAAAGAGTTTGAGAGAAAAACAAGAGCAATTGCTGAGAAATGGAATCGGATTGCATCGATTCGTGGCCTATATTTTCCTGTTTTTACTATTATGCTCGCACTTAGTACGATTCTTGTTTTAATCACTGGTCTTTCTTTTTTACAAAAAGGTCTTATCACTCTTGGTCAAGTACTGGCCCTGCAACTCTATCTAGTCTCTCTCATTGAGCCCTTCAGTATGGTGGCTGATTTTATCCTCGTTTTTCAGACAGGTAATGCTTCGTTTTCAAAACTTAGCCAAGTGATTGAAACTAGCGATGATATGGAGGAAGATGGGAGCCAATCCTTAGCCAAGATTGAGACTATTAGGTTGAAAGACTATTCTTTTAGGTATCCAGAAAGTAATCAAGATACTCTGAAAAAGCTTAATCTTGTCCTTAATCAAGGTCAAACCTTGGGCATTATCGGAAAAACAGGTTCAGGTAAAACGAGTTTAGTCCGACAATTTTTGCGTCAGTATCCAAAAGGTGACAGGCTTTTTGAAATAAATGGTCATGATATTTTAGACTATAAGCGTAAATCATTGGAAAGTCACATTGGCTACGTGCCTCAAGAGCATATTCTCTTTTCAAAGACTGTTTGGCAAAATATTGCTATGGGGAAAAGCGGAGCAGAGGAATCAGATATTCTTGCAGCCATCGAAACAGCTTCCTTTAGTGAAGATTTAGCACATCTATCGCAGGGCTTAGAAACGGAGATTGGGGAAAGGGGCTTATCAATTTCTGGTGGCCAGAAACAGCGAATTGCTATAGCTAGAGCTTTTCTAGGGAAGCCTGATTTGCTGATTTTGGATGATTCTTTGTCAGCGGTTGATGCTAGAACTGAGGCTGCTATCATTACTAACATTCAACGTGAAAGGCAAGGAAAAACAAGTATTATTGTTAGCCATCGTTTATCGGCAATCCAGCATGCTGATTGGGTTATCGTTTTAGAAGATGGAGAAATTATTGAGGAAGGAAAACCAAATGATCTTTACCAGCTGGGTGGTTGGTATTATCAACAATATATTAGACAAGAAGGAAAGGGGGTAGGGAATGTCAGTCTTTAA